CTTATAGCCGGTTGCAGTACGGCTGAGGCTCGAGACTTCGCTGGCGTGTATTCTTACCATCCGTCCCTTGCTGCTTATGACGACTATCTCCTCGTCCTCGGCAACACCCCATGCTCCGACAAGCCTGCCCGTTTTCTCTGAGAGTTTTATCGCGCGTACGCCATAACCGGCACGATGGTGCTGAGTAAATTCTTTATATGGAGTCCTCTTGCCTATCCCATGTTCACTTATGAAGAAGACCTGACGTCCTTCGGAGACAATATCACAGCCCACGACTTCGTCACCTTCATCAAGCCTTATCCCGCGGACACCCTGCGCCTGTCTCCCAAGGGGACGGAATTCCTCCTCTGAGACACGCAGCGTCTGCCCCAGAGCCGTCGAGAATAGCAGTTCGTCCGTGCCGCCCGTGACACGGACCCGTGATATGTTATCGTCATCAGCAAGCCCCAGCACACGACGCCCAGCCCGTGTGAGCCCTTCCAGTTCTTCGACCGGCAGGCGTTTTGCAATGCCATTGCGGGTAAGGAAGAAAACGAATTTAGCCCCTTCAAGCCGACTGTCCTTGATTGCAACTACACGTTCATCTTTTTCCATCGTTATGATAGTGCTTATGAGTTTACCTTTGCCCGATTTAGGCTCGGGCAGGGTGAATCCCCTGACACCGAAAACCCTGCCCTTGCTCGTGAAGAGATAGAGCGTTCTGTGGGTGCTGGTAATAGTCAGGAGTGCGATCTCATCCTCTGACTTTGTTGTAACTCCCTTGACTCCTTTGCCTCCGCGCGACTGCACACGGTAGTCCTGAAGAGGCATACGCCTGATATATCCGTCTCGGCTCAGCGCAACTACAATATCCGCTTCCGGGATAAGATCCTCATCGGCGACCTCATCAATGGAGTTCTCTATGTCAGTGCGGCGTTTATCAGTATATTGCCTGCGTATCTCAAGAAGCTCATCTTTGACGACAGAATCAAGTATTGCCTGGCTGCTCAGGATACTGCGGTAACGTTCTATGTCCATAAGCAGCTGACTCAACTCGCTGTCAAGCTTTTCCCGCTCAAGTCCGGTCAGCCTCTGCAGCCTCATGTCCAGTATAGCCTGAGCCTGTATCTCGGAAAAACCAAGTTCGTCTACAAGGTTGTTTCTGGCAGCAACTGCATTATCTGACCCTCTGATTATTTTGATGACCTGCTCAATCACATCAAGCGCACGAAGCAGGCCCTCTACGATATGAGCACGCTCCTCCGCCTTGCGGAGCCTGAATTCTGTGCGTCTGCGCACAACGTTCCTGCGGTGATCAAGAAAAACATTCACCATATCCTTAAGCGGAAGTTCTTTTGTAACTCCGTCCACAATGGCTAGGTTGATTATTCCGAAAGTGCTCTGAAGTTGGGTCCTTGTATAGAGCTGACGAAGAACCAGGTTAGGATCAGCATCCCTCTGAAGGTCTACGACGACTCGCATCCCTTCACGGTCGGATTCATCCCTGAGGTCAGATACACCGTCTATCATTCCTGTCTGTACACACTTGGCTATAGTCTCTATGAAATTTGTTTTATTGACCATGTATGGGATCTCTGTGATAATGATGCTCTGCTTGCCCTTGCGTCCATCCTCTACGTTCACACGGCCACGGACGATAACCTTGCCTCTGCCTGTCATGTAGGCATCGATTATACCTTCGCGCCCAAGGATTATGCCCCCTGTTGGAAAATCGGGACCGGGCATGAGTGACATCAGCTCACCAAGCTCTGCATCGGGGTTAGCAAGGAGAGTGCAACACACATCGATTGCCTCGCCGAGGTTATGCGGGGGCATGTTTGTTGCCATTCCCACCGCTATTCCCGTGCTTCCGTTGACAAGAAGATTTGGGATCCTTGACGGGAGGACAAGCGGCTCCTCCAGGGATTCGTCAAAGTTCGGCCCCCAGTCCACCGTTTCTTCATTTATGTCGGATAGCATTTCTTCACCGAGAGAATGAAGCCTTGCCTCTGTATAACGCATTGCTGCG
The sequence above is a segment of the Synergistaceae bacterium genome. Coding sequences within it:
- the gyrA gene encoding DNA gyrase subunit A, translating into MDRRDKQGNLFEINKVITLPLEEEIKQSYLNYAMSVIIGRALPDARDGLKPVQRRILYAMLELGVRHSQTFKKSARIVGETMGKFHPHGDAAIYDTMARMSQDFSMRYPLVEGQGNFGSIDGDPPAAMRYTEARLHSLGEEMLSDINEETVDWGPNFDESLEEPLVLPSRIPNLLVNGSTGIAVGMATNMPPHNLGEAIDVCCTLLANPDAELGELMSLMPGPDFPTGGIILGREGIIDAYMTGRGKVIVRGRVNVEDGRKGKQSIIITEIPYMVNKTNFIETIAKCVQTGMIDGVSDLRDESDREGMRVVVDLQRDADPNLVLRQLYTRTQLQSTFGIINLAIVDGVTKELPLKDMVNVFLDHRRNVVRRRTEFRLRKAEERAHIVEGLLRALDVIEQVIKIIRGSDNAVAARNNLVDELGFSEIQAQAILDMRLQRLTGLEREKLDSELSQLLMDIERYRSILSSQAILDSVVKDELLEIRRQYTDKRRTDIENSIDEVADEDLIPEADIVVALSRDGYIRRMPLQDYRVQSRGGKGVKGVTTKSEDEIALLTITSTHRTLYLFTSKGRVFGVRGFTLPEPKSGKGKLISTIITMEKDERVVAIKDSRLEGAKFVFFLTRNGIAKRLPVEELEGLTRAGRRVLGLADDDNISRVRVTGGTDELLFSTALGQTLRVSEEEFRPLGRQAQGVRGIRLDEGDEVVGCDIVSEGRQVFFISEHGIGKRTPYKEFTQHHRAGYGVRAIKLSEKTGRLVGAWGVAEDEEIVVISSKGRMVRIHASEVSSLSRTATGYK